The Henckelia pumila isolate YLH828 chromosome 2, ASM3356847v2, whole genome shotgun sequence genome includes a window with the following:
- the LOC140878293 gene encoding protein VACUOLELESS GAMETOPHYTES-like, with amino-acid sequence MAAAAYDNSQVTGNFGPPPRPPSPVLGEEITHLIHSKHPLTEVTSPDLFTCAGCKEYGAGKRFACQQCDFQLHHFCARPAPLVMNHPLHAQHQLVFHSKPKQGGIMPWPRCDICGKSSKGFTYRCRACSFQMHPCCALLSTNINFSIHPHPLKLLPPSNTAGAGDATTCGECKKPKRSGRMYRCTVCEYHLHAVCAKTLVNGLHANGIAAPEKPSVLGAAARLASQVVIEFIGGLIEGLGEGVGEVLVQNIARGRCSRNRRIRE; translated from the exons ATGGCCGCCGCAGCCTATGATAACTCTCAGGTGACAGGAAATTTCGGGCCGCCACCGCGGCCTCCATCGCCTGTTCTTGGCGAAGAAATCACGCATTTGATCCACTCCAAACACCCCTTGACGGAGGTGACCTCGCCGGACCTGTTCACTTGCGCCGGCTGCAAGGAGTACGGCGCTGGCAAGCGGTTCGCTTGCCAGCAGTGCGATTTTCAGTTGCACCATTTCTGCGCTCGCCCCGCTCCATTGGTGATGAATCATCCGCTGCACGCCCAGCACCAACTCGTTTTCCACTCTAAGCCAAAACAGG GTGGAATAATGCCATGGCCAAGATGTGACATCTGTGGCAAGTCTTCCAAAGGGTTTACCTACAGATGCAGAGCATGTAGCTTCCAAATGCACCCTTGCTGCGCCCTTCTCTCGACGAATATCAACTTCTCAATCCATCCGCACCCCTTGAAACTGCTACCACCGTCGAATACTGCCGGGGCCGGAGATGCGACGACATGTGGTGAGTGCAAGAAACCGAAAAGATCGGGACGGATGTACCGTTGCACCGTATGCGAGTACCATCTCCATGCAGTGTGCGCTAAAACGCTGGTGAATGGGCTCCATGCTAACGGGATTGCGGCTCCCGAGAAGCCGAGCGTGCTTGGTGCTGCAGCTCGCCTAGCATCGCAAGTTGTTATCGAGTTCATAGGAGGGCTTATTGAGGGGTTGGGAGAGGGCGTGGGAGAGGTACTAGTTCAAAATATTGCTAGAGGTAGGTGTAGCCGCAACAGAAGAATAAGAGaatga